A single Phragmites australis chromosome 4, lpPhrAust1.1, whole genome shotgun sequence DNA region contains:
- the LOC133914098 gene encoding serine/threonine-protein kinase Aurora-3-like isoform X1, protein MARPEWSMSDFEIGKYIGEGKFGKVYLAREKQSGYVVALKVMYKAKLEKYRFHAHLRREIEIQHGLDHPNVLRLFAWFHDDERVVLVLEYAARGELYKVLRASGHFTERTAATYVASLAAALAYCHKKQVIHRDIKPENLLLDIEGRLKIADFGWAARSNAKRHTLCGTIDYLAPEMVEKKAHDHAVDNWTLGILCYEFLYGSPPFEADEQDDTLRRIVTVDLTFPSTHYVSAEAKDLISKDSSKRLSLEDIMKHPWIIKNSDPSGSCVKQKGTSRN, encoded by the exons ATGGCGCGTCCGGAGTGGAGCATGTCCGACTTCGAGATCGGCAAGTACATCGGCGAGGGCAAGTTTGGCAAGGTCTACCTCGCCCGCGAGAAGCAG AGCGGGTACGTGGTCGCGCTCAAGGTGATGTACAAGGCGAAGCTCGAGAAGTACCGCTTCCACGCGCACCTGCGACGGGAGATCGAGATCCAGcacggcctcgaccaccccaaCGTGCTCCGCCTCTTCGCCTGGTTCCACGACGACGAGCGCGTTGTCCTCGTGCTCGAGTACGCGGCCCGTGGCGAGCTGTACAAGGTCCTTCGCGCCTCTGGCCACTTCACCGAGCGCACTGCCGCCACC TATGTCGCGAGCCTCGCCGCTGCACTGGCGTACTGTCACAAGAAGCAGGTCATTCATAGAGACATCAAGCCAGAGAATTTGCTACTTGATATCGAG GGCCGATTGAAAATTGCAGATTTTGGATGGGCAGCTCGATCAAATGCTAAACGACACACACTCTGTGGTACAATCGATTATCTGGCACCAGAGATGGTAGAGAAAAAAGCTCACGACCATGCCGTTGACAACTGGACTTTAGGAATTCTGTGCTATGAGTTCTTATATGGTTCACCACCTTTTGAAGCTGATGAACAGGATGATACCTTGAGAAG GATAGTTACAGTGGATTTGACATTCCCTTCAACTCATTACGTATCTGCAGAGGCTAAGGATCTCATTTCCAAG GATTCAAGCAAGAGACTTTCTCTTGAAGACATTATGAAGCATCCATGGATAATAAAGAATTCAGATCCTTCAGGGAGTTGCGTTAAGCAAAAAGGCACCTCAAGAAACTAA
- the LOC133914098 gene encoding serine/threonine-protein kinase Aurora-3-like isoform X3 encodes MARPEWSMSDFEIGKYIGEGKFGKVYLAREKQSGYVVALKVMYKAKLEKYRFHAHLRREIEIQHGLDHPNVLRLFAWFHDDERVVLVLEYAARGELYKVLRASGHFTERTAATYVASLAAALAYCHKKQVIHRDIKPENLLLDIEGRLKIADFGWAARSNAKRHTLCGTIDYLAPEMVEKKAHDHAVDNWTLGILCYEFLYGSPPFEADEQDDTLRRIVTVDLTFPSTHYVSAEAKDLISKLLVKDSSKRLSLEDIMKHPWIIKNSDPSGSCVKQKGTSRN; translated from the exons ATGGCGCGTCCGGAGTGGAGCATGTCCGACTTCGAGATCGGCAAGTACATCGGCGAGGGCAAGTTTGGCAAGGTCTACCTCGCCCGCGAGAAGCAG AGCGGGTACGTGGTCGCGCTCAAGGTGATGTACAAGGCGAAGCTCGAGAAGTACCGCTTCCACGCGCACCTGCGACGGGAGATCGAGATCCAGcacggcctcgaccaccccaaCGTGCTCCGCCTCTTCGCCTGGTTCCACGACGACGAGCGCGTTGTCCTCGTGCTCGAGTACGCGGCCCGTGGCGAGCTGTACAAGGTCCTTCGCGCCTCTGGCCACTTCACCGAGCGCACTGCCGCCACC TATGTCGCGAGCCTCGCCGCTGCACTGGCGTACTGTCACAAGAAGCAGGTCATTCATAGAGACATCAAGCCAGAGAATTTGCTACTTGATATCGAG GGCCGATTGAAAATTGCAGATTTTGGATGGGCAGCTCGATCAAATGCTAAACGACACACACTCTGTGGTACAATCGATTATCTGGCACCAGAGATGGTAGAGAAAAAAGCTCACGACCATGCCGTTGACAACTGGACTTTAGGAATTCTGTGCTATGAGTTCTTATATGGTTCACCACCTTTTGAAGCTGATGAACAGGATGATACCTTGAGAAG GATAGTTACAGTGGATTTGACATTCCCTTCAACTCATTACGTATCTGCAGAGGCTAAGGATCTCATTTCCAAG CTTCTAGTAAAGGATTCAAGCAAGAGACTTTCTCTTGAAGACATTATGAAGCATCCATGGATAATAAAGAATTCAGATCCTTCAGGGAGTTGCGTTAAGCAAAAAGGCACCTCAAGAAACTAA
- the LOC133914098 gene encoding serine/threonine-protein kinase Aurora-3-like isoform X2 — translation MARPEWSMSDFEIGKYIGEGKFGKVYLAREKQSGYVVALKVMYKAKLEKYRFHAHLRREIEIQHGLDHPNVLRLFAWFHDDERVVLVLEYAARGELYKVLRASGHFTERTAATYVASLAAALAYCHKKQVIHRDIKPENLLLDIEGRLKIADFGWAARSNAKRHTLCGTIDYLAPEMVEKKAHDHAVDNWTLGILCYEFLYGSPPFEADEQDDTLRRG, via the exons ATGGCGCGTCCGGAGTGGAGCATGTCCGACTTCGAGATCGGCAAGTACATCGGCGAGGGCAAGTTTGGCAAGGTCTACCTCGCCCGCGAGAAGCAG AGCGGGTACGTGGTCGCGCTCAAGGTGATGTACAAGGCGAAGCTCGAGAAGTACCGCTTCCACGCGCACCTGCGACGGGAGATCGAGATCCAGcacggcctcgaccaccccaaCGTGCTCCGCCTCTTCGCCTGGTTCCACGACGACGAGCGCGTTGTCCTCGTGCTCGAGTACGCGGCCCGTGGCGAGCTGTACAAGGTCCTTCGCGCCTCTGGCCACTTCACCGAGCGCACTGCCGCCACC TATGTCGCGAGCCTCGCCGCTGCACTGGCGTACTGTCACAAGAAGCAGGTCATTCATAGAGACATCAAGCCAGAGAATTTGCTACTTGATATCGAG GGCCGATTGAAAATTGCAGATTTTGGATGGGCAGCTCGATCAAATGCTAAACGACACACACTCTGTGGTACAATCGATTATCTGGCACCAGAGATGGTAGAGAAAAAAGCTCACGACCATGCCGTTGACAACTGGACTTTAGGAATTCTGTGCTATGAGTTCTTATATGGTTCACCACCTTTTGAAGCTGATGAACAGGATGATACCTTGAGAAG AGGCTAA
- the LOC133915329 gene encoding protein TUNICAMYCIN INDUCED 1-like: protein MASSPIPLISLLILALLLSSPSPSASASLSFLTASSNGSISTSAAADPDLGEPAPESTFLEEVIDAVSEKYDWDPDAEVRVWPLDADAVRVGAVQRYEFRARAGGAVALARLADEAVEWRRPAAPAVEEVDGPGGIDVVPSDGAFGFGPGVRDVELLGPVEVRLLGGLVDLQLPSRNATYTRLKSILVADGIALKVIGAQKVSLAHPHDIGLLVNGSLLTSNNDLSRIWPLSYSTCAPLLQVGVVGSVVIVVHQTSVSGGRMKTLLRSRDTMELLSDKCQVNISNRLISACLFCSISPRLIKLEKILKTWFSKRNQGNSSMHFIEAKVTSIPLVKFRLELERDLAEDNIIWENVSEWKTKPTVQRATLDIIVRVEDNGRLKAISVKKVRKPFPTVDATSWSSLTSNVSFTKFLSLVLPPEPLSLDVKW, encoded by the exons ATGGCCTCTTCACCCATCCCTCTCATCTCCCTCCTCATCCTCGCGCTGCTCCTTTCCTCCCCCTCCCCGTCCGCCTCCGCCTCGCTCTCCTTCCTCACCGCTTCCTCCAACGGCTCCATCTCCACCTCCGCGGCCGCCGATCCGGACCTGGGGGAGCCGGCCCCGGAGTCCACCTTCCTCGAGGAGGTCATCGACGCCGTCTCGGAGAAGTACGACTGGGACCCGGACGCCGAGGTCAGGGTCTGGCCGCTCGACGCCGACGCCGTCCGCGTCGGCGCCGTGCAGCGGTACGAGTTCCGCGCCCGGGCGGGTGGGGCGGTGGCACTGGCGCGGCTAGCCGACGAGGCGGTGGAGTGGAGGCGCCCCGCCGCGCCcgcggtggaggaggtggacggGCCGGGCGGGATCGACGTCGTCCCCAGCGACGGCGCGTTCGGGTTCGGTCCCGGCGTGAGGGACGTGGAGTTGCTCGGGCCGGTGGAGGTGAGGCTACTCGGCGGCCTCGTCGACCTCCAGTTGCCGTCG CGGAATGCCACATATACAAGGTTGAAGAGTATACTTGTCGCTGATGGCATTGCATTAAAGGTTATTGGTGCGCAGAAAGTTTCCTTAGCCCACCCTCACGATATAGGTCTATTAGTAAACGGAAGCTTGTTGACTAGTAACAACGACCTAAGCCGAATATGGCCTCTGAGCTACTCAACCTGTGCCCCATTACTCCAAGTGGGCGTTGTAGGATCAGTGGTAATTGTTGTGCATCAAACCAGTGTGTCTGGAGGCCGTATGAAAACTTTGTTGAGGTCACGTGACACTATGGAGTTATTGTCTGACAAGTGTCAAGTGAACATATCAAATCGGTTGATCTCAGCATGTTTGTTCTGCTCAATTAGCCCAAGACTGATAAAGCTTGAAAAAATCTTGAAGACTTGGTTTAGCAAAAGAAACCAGGGGAATAGCTCAATGCACTTCATTGAAGCTAAAGTGACATCAATACCTTTGGTAAAATTCCGCTTGGAGCTTGAAAGGGACCTTGCTGAAGACAATATCATCTGGGAAAATGTTTCAGAGTGGAAAACGAAACCTACGGTCCAGCGAGCCACACTTGACATTATAGTTAGGGTGGAAGACAACGGTAGGCTGAAGGCCATTTCCGTGAAGAAGGTTAGAAAACCGTTCCCTACAGTGGATGCTACTTCGTGGAGCAGCCTAACTTCAAATGTTTCTTTCACAAAGTTTTTGTCATTAGTTTTACCACCAGAACCGCTGTCGCTGGATGTAAAGTGGTGA